In a genomic window of Peptoclostridium acidaminophilum DSM 3953:
- the ilvA gene encoding threonine ammonia-lyase, which produces MRKAQERIAPVLEDTRLIESPIFSKESGNRVFIKPENLQKTGAFKIRGAYNKIAQLSDKEKNMGLVASSAGNHAQGVALASSLLGVKSTIVMPTTTPLIKVESTRDYGANIALYGNCYDDSYNEARRLEAEHGYKFIHPFDDWDIMIGQGTIGLEIMDELKDADIILVPVGGGGLISGVALGAKLLNPSVKVIGVEPEGAASMKASLEKGSVATLESVSTIADGVAVKTPGELTYSVCKHLVDDIITVSDFDLMESFLLLLEKHKIVAENSGILPLAALKKLGVRDKKVVCVLSGGNIDVVTVSSMINRGLVSRSRIFCFSVELFDRPGELLKISEILASERANVIQLEHNQFKSFDRLMQVNLEVTVETNGKMHVDMITAALEKHGYKITKIY; this is translated from the coding sequence ATGAGAAAGGCTCAGGAACGCATAGCACCAGTGCTTGAAGACACAAGACTCATAGAGAGCCCAATATTCAGCAAGGAATCGGGAAATCGCGTGTTCATAAAGCCCGAAAACCTTCAGAAGACGGGAGCATTCAAGATAAGGGGAGCCTACAACAAAATAGCCCAGCTTTCCGACAAGGAAAAGAACATGGGCCTTGTGGCATCGTCAGCAGGCAACCATGCCCAGGGCGTGGCCCTGGCTTCAAGCCTTCTCGGAGTCAAATCCACAATAGTAATGCCTACAACTACTCCGCTTATAAAGGTGGAGTCCACCAGAGACTACGGCGCCAATATAGCGCTCTACGGCAACTGCTATGATGATTCCTACAACGAGGCTAGAAGACTTGAAGCGGAGCACGGCTACAAGTTCATACATCCCTTCGACGACTGGGACATAATGATAGGCCAGGGCACAATAGGCCTTGAAATAATGGACGAGCTCAAGGACGCAGACATAATACTAGTTCCAGTGGGCGGCGGCGGACTCATCAGCGGCGTGGCCCTTGGCGCAAAGCTCCTGAATCCTTCAGTCAAGGTTATAGGAGTAGAGCCTGAAGGCGCTGCCTCAATGAAGGCGTCTCTGGAAAAAGGCAGCGTTGCAACGCTTGAAAGTGTAAGCACGATAGCCGACGGCGTGGCAGTAAAGACCCCAGGAGAGCTGACATACTCTGTGTGCAAACATCTCGTGGACGACATAATAACAGTTTCAGACTTCGACCTTATGGAAAGCTTCCTGCTGCTGCTTGAAAAGCACAAAATAGTGGCCGAAAACTCGGGAATACTTCCTCTTGCCGCGCTCAAGAAGCTGGGTGTAAGGGACAAGAAGGTCGTATGCGTACTCTCAGGAGGAAACATAGATGTAGTAACAGTATCCTCCATGATAAACAGAGGGCTTGTTAGCAGATCCAGGATATTCTGCTTCTCAGTAGAGCTATTCGACAGGCCGGGAGAGCTGCTCAAGATATCCGAAATACTTGCAAGCGAAAGAGCAAATGTAATACAGCTTGAGCACAATCAGTTCAAGTCATTCGACAGACTTATGCAAGTGAATCTGGAGGTTACAGTCGAGACCAACGGCAAAATG
- a CDS encoding PAS domain S-box protein produces the protein MGIKLEAAMSEVLLARLIRDRSFYFWNRSKLDETKEVRMVKVVNPSKWLAAKLIELYGEDSQVVARKMKYLLFVNIITISICLLFAYIRMAENSNIYGLKKIVVVNASAVAVIVASGLSIKYIFQSRAKEAAGMLIAIMACTVLDMFIIDILGIRLAARSQLYEPMFIMTVYLIMVSIFGTGKGQIALAAAAGLFGIEYEYLGRLAAQGQSADLPGMAIRGIQFLAVGVFAYASFDIFHGSVKKIMQAEEVSGYKYRSLFSNMSDGFAYCQILFDEYGKPQDALILEANNSFKGITGCSFAEKESLSEVFKAFSIGGRNWQKKYADVALHDMEIDDEIYVGDADKWVSVHLFSPLRGYFVLLLRDIDEVVKTRERISESEALHRGLVECSPDAIVVTNRRGRIQMASPATSKIFGYEIGELIGKDMEILVDPTDRGMISRNIESAIRGSKKAIMEYKGIKKQEKSWT, from the coding sequence ATGGGTATAAAGTTAGAAGCAGCTATGTCAGAAGTCCTGCTGGCAAGACTTATAAGGGACAGGTCTTTTTATTTCTGGAATAGAAGCAAACTTGACGAAACGAAGGAGGTTCGCATGGTGAAAGTTGTAAATCCTTCAAAATGGCTTGCTGCGAAGCTAATTGAGCTCTACGGTGAAGATTCGCAGGTTGTTGCGAGAAAAATGAAATATCTCCTATTTGTTAATATAATAACTATTTCGATATGCCTGCTTTTTGCCTACATAAGGATGGCCGAGAATTCAAATATATACGGGCTAAAGAAGATTGTGGTAGTCAATGCAAGTGCTGTGGCTGTAATAGTAGCAAGCGGGCTGTCAATAAAATACATATTTCAGTCTAGGGCTAAAGAGGCTGCAGGCATGCTCATAGCAATAATGGCATGCACGGTATTAGACATGTTCATAATAGACATATTAGGCATAAGGCTTGCGGCCAGGTCGCAGTTATACGAGCCGATGTTCATAATGACAGTATACCTTATAATGGTTTCGATATTCGGGACTGGCAAAGGGCAGATTGCTCTGGCCGCGGCAGCGGGCCTTTTTGGCATAGAGTATGAATACTTGGGGAGGCTTGCGGCCCAGGGCCAGTCGGCAGATTTGCCGGGGATGGCAATAAGGGGAATTCAGTTCCTGGCTGTAGGCGTGTTTGCCTATGCTTCGTTTGACATATTCCACGGGTCAGTCAAGAAGATAATGCAGGCGGAAGAGGTGTCAGGCTACAAGTACAGATCGCTTTTCAGCAACATGTCTGACGGCTTTGCGTACTGCCAGATCTTGTTCGACGAATATGGCAAGCCCCAGGATGCCCTGATACTAGAGGCCAACAACTCGTTCAAGGGTATAACAGGCTGCAGCTTTGCAGAAAAGGAGAGTCTTTCCGAGGTGTTCAAGGCATTCTCGATAGGAGGAAGGAACTGGCAGAAAAAATATGCCGACGTGGCGCTGCATGATATGGAGATAGATGATGAGATTTACGTAGGCGATGCGGACAAGTGGGTTTCCGTGCACCTCTTCAGTCCGTTGAGAGGATATTTTGTGCTCCTGCTTAGAGACATAGACGAGGTTGTGAAGACAAGGGAAAGGATAAGCGAATCGGAGGCTCTGCACAGAGGCCTTGTGGAATGCTCTCCTGATGCGATCGTAGTTACAAACAGAAGGGGTAGAATACAAATGGCCTCACCTGCGACTTCGAAGATATTCGGCTACGAAATCGGCGAGCTCATAGGAAAGGATATGGAAATACTTGTGGATCCGACGGACAGAGGCATGATTTCAAGAAATATAGAGTCGGCCATTAGAGGCAGCAAGAAAGCCATAATGGAATACAAGGGAATAAAAAAACAGGAGAAAAGCTGGACATAG
- a CDS encoding sensor domain-containing diguanylate cyclase — MFKNIFHSHSSIMFLMDIDSKTIVDANKTALEFYGYPLVGMNISDISTLERGEIERNFEYIKLNGSMRYDEGHKIFSSDIREMNVNMSITSLGEKRYAFAILNDVTEEKHAKNMLERLSVTDALTGIYNRLHFNRELEKEIALFKQHSAEFSMIMFDIDHFKRVNDTYGHDVGDLVLKEVVRVVKEQVRATDVFARWGGEEFIIMAKNTPLRNAKRLAERIRSAIEKNDFEKVGHITCSFGISVLTPEDSESSVAKRADEALYEAKQSGRNCVKVK; from the coding sequence ATGTTCAAGAACATATTTCACTCACACAGCTCCATAATGTTCCTTATGGACATTGACAGCAAAACGATAGTCGATGCAAATAAGACGGCGCTTGAATTCTACGGCTACCCGCTTGTGGGAATGAACATAAGTGACATAAGTACTCTTGAGCGCGGCGAAATAGAGAGGAATTTCGAGTATATAAAGCTCAACGGAAGCATGAGATACGACGAAGGGCACAAGATATTCAGCAGTGATATAAGGGAAATGAATGTCAATATGTCGATTACCAGTCTGGGAGAAAAACGCTATGCCTTCGCCATACTAAACGATGTGACAGAGGAGAAGCATGCCAAGAACATGCTTGAGAGACTTTCAGTCACTGATGCGCTTACAGGCATATACAACAGGCTCCATTTCAACAGGGAGCTTGAAAAGGAAATAGCCCTCTTTAAGCAGCACAGCGCTGAATTTTCAATGATAATGTTCGACATAGACCATTTCAAGAGGGTAAACGACACATACGGCCACGATGTGGGCGACCTGGTGCTCAAGGAGGTTGTAAGAGTAGTAAAGGAGCAGGTGCGGGCTACAGACGTGTTTGCAAGGTGGGGCGGCGAGGAGTTCATAATAATGGCAAAGAATACCCCACTTCGCAATGCAAAAAGACTTGCCGAGAGGATAAGGTCGGCCATAGAGAAGAATGATTTTGAAAAGGTCGGCCATATAACCTGCAGCTTCGGGATATCGGTGCTCACACCGGAGGACAGCGAAAGCAGCGTCGCCAAGAGGGCGGACGAGGCGCTCTACGAGGCAAAGCAGAGCGGAAGAAACTGCGTGAAGGTCAAGTAG